From the genome of Geminicoccaceae bacterium:
AACTTCCCCCTTTCATCTGTCTGCGCGCCAGTTCGTATTGCGGAAAACTTTCCAGTCCCGGATAGATCACCTGTTCGATGGCGGGATGATCCTCAAGGAACCTTGCCAGCTTGCCGGCATTCTCGACATGCTGGCGGACTCGCAGGTCGAGTGTCTCCAGTCCTTTGAGCAATACCCATGCGTTGAATGGCGACAGGCTGGGGCCGGTATGCTTGAGATAGGGATGCAGTAGCTTGTCGTGGAATTCCTGCGAACCCAGGACAATGCCGCCGAGGCAACGGCCCTGGCCGTCGATGTGCTTGGTTGCCGAATAGGCGACGATATCGGCCCCCAACTCCAGCGGCCGCTGGAGCATCGGCGTGGCGAAGACATTGTCGACGATGACCTTCGCTCCCGCTGCGTGGGCCATCGTGCACACAGCCTCGATGTCGACCAGTTCGAGCGTCGGATTGCCCGGGGTTTCGAAGAAGACGAGGTCGGTGGGTTTGTCCAGCGCGCGTTCCCAGGCATCGAGATCGGTGCCATCCACCAGTTCGACCTCGACCCCGAAGCGGGTGAGAATGTCCGTGAGGATGTAGCGGCAGGAGCCGAACAGCAGCCTCGCGCCGACAACCCGCATTCCCGAACGCGCCTGGCACATGATCGCGGCGTGGACGGCGGCCATTCCCGAGCTGGTGGCGCAGGCGTCCTCCGCGCCCTCAAGGGCGATCATTCGTTCCTCGAAGGTCCGCACGGTGGGGTTGCCGTAACGGCTGTACATGAAACCGTGGTCGCGGTCCTTGAATCGGTCCTCGGCCTGTTCGGCATGTTCGTAGATGAACCCGGATGTGAGAAAGATCGCCTCGGCGGTCTCGCCATGCTGGGAGCGCTGGATGCCCCCGTGGATCATTGTCGTCTGCAGACCCCGACCGTCGCTCATGTCACTGCTCCCAATGCGAAACGCCCCGACCGAAGGGTCAGGGCGCCTCACACAGTCCCCGACCTTTTAGCGTGTTTTTTAACGTGGCACGCAAGCCGGCCGGCCCAAATCACCACGATAAAGCTGCATAGAGGCGGTGTCCGCGAGCGTCAAGTCAAAGGTCGATACCCACAGCCTCGCGGATCGACGACAGCCCGTCACGTTGAAGAAGGGTATCGAGATCTTCCAGCAGGCTGCGGATCAGGAAGGGGCCATGATAGACAAACGCTGTATACAGCTGGATGCAGCAGGCCCCGGCCCGAATCCGCTCGTAGACATCCGCAGCTGTGGAGATTCCGCCGACACCCACCAGATCCAGCCGGCCTTCGGTTCGCTGCGCGACCCGGCGCAGAGCGGCAAGTGCGAGGTCGTGCAAAGGCTTGCCGCTCAGGCCACCGGCCTCCTGCCGCTGGGGAGCGGCAAGGCACGACGGGCGGCTGATCGTGGTATTCGAGACGATCATGCCGTCAAGGCGGTATTGAAGGGCCAGGTCGGTTATGGCGTCGAGCTCATCGCCGTCAAGATCGGGTGCGATTTTCAGGAGGACGGGTGTGGTTCGTATTCGCTCCTCGCAGATCCGCTCGAGCAACGGCCGCAATGCTTCTGCGGCCTGTAACGCGCGCAAGCCCGGGGTATTGGGCGAGGAGATGTTGATGGTGACATAATCGGCCAGCGGAGCAACCTTGCGCAGACCTGCCGCATAGTCGGCCAGTGGGTTGCTGCTATCCTTGTTGATGCCGATGTTGGCGCCAACGGAACCTCGGGGCTCCCGGGTGCGGGAGCGGAAGCCTGAGAGCCTTTCGCAGTAGCGCTCCAGCCCATCGTTGTTGAACCCCATGCGGTTGATGATCGCGCCGTCCTCGTCGAGTCGGAACAGCCTCGGCTTCGGGTTCCCTGGCTGGGGTCGCGGCGTCACGGTGCCGGTCTCGACAAAGGCGAAGCCCGCACACAGCAAACCGTCGACAATGCGTGCGTTCTTGTCGAACCCGGCAGCAAGGCCGACGGGGTGGGCGAGATCGAGGCCGCACAACTGCGTTCTCAGGCGATCCGGCGCGACGGCCGACAGATCCGGTGCGAATGCCAGTACCCTCAGCGCAAGATCATGTGCCGTTTCGGCGGGGAGCTGCCGGAGGACGTGACGGACGGCTGCCTCTGCGCGCTTCAGGATCATCGACCGTAGGCAATGAAACCCGTGTTGCGAAAGTCGGGCTTCGCGTAATGGAAGGGCCTGCCGTCAAGATCGGTCATTCGTCCACCGGCGGCGGACAGGACCGCGTGACCGGCGCCGACATCCCACTCCATGGTCGGACCGAAGCGCGGATAGACATCGGCGCGAGCCTCCGCAACGAGACAGAACTTGAGGGAACTGCCGGCTGCTACCGTTTCCCCGATGCGGTTCTTCTCCAGCCAGTCATTGGTTGCCTGGTCCCGGTGCGAGCGGCTTGCGACCGCGACCGCGCCCGAGGAGGGCCGTTCGCGCACGGTGATGGCGCGCACGCCATCCTTGTCCCGCTTGGTGGCGCCATGGCCCGCCGCCCCCCACCACATGCTTTCGACAGCTGGTGCGTAAACCACACCCAGAATCGGCTGGTTGGCGGAAACGAGCGCGATGTTGATGGTGAATTCGCCGTTCTTCGAGATGAACTCCTTGGTGCCGTCGACCGGATCGACCAGCCAGAATTCTTTGCCCGACACGTCGGGAAGATCGCCGGCGGATGCACTTTCCTCCGCGACAATGGGAATATTCGGGGTGAGTTCCCGCAGGCGCGCGAGGATCACCTTTTCGGCAGCGCCGTCGGCGGCTGTCACCGGCGAACGGTCGTTCTTCATCTCGACCGCGATCTCGCCCGAATAATAGCTCATCACCACCTTGCCGGCTTCCTCGGCGAGTTTCACGAGTTCGGGTATCAGCAGGGCGGGAGGCATCATGGCTTTTCTCGCATCAACAATGACAGGTCGGATGTCCGCATAGACGACGGGCACCGCTCAAGGCAAGGCCCGTACCGTGAATGTGAAAACCGAGGCAGGTGGCGATACCCGCCCGTGGCACCGCCCGTCGATTGTCGTTGAACGAGGGGCGCCGGCCCATGTCGCGGAGACCGCTGCGCTGTCACGGACGCAGGTGGATCGTACCCAGGGCCTTTTGCACGGCGGAATCGTCGAGTGTTCCGCCGGGCAAGCAGAACTGGCCGAACAGGGCGGAATCGAAACCTGCCACGATCGCGTTGTCGTATCCCGAAGCGCGTTCCAGGGGGGTGATGAAGCGTGCACAGCTCACTCCCTTGTCATTGGGAGCGTAGATCCAGCCCTCGGTCCTGTATCCGGCGACCTGCCAGTCGGAAGATTCTCTTTGAAGGTGCCCGACTTCGGTCGGCATCGCCCTGTCGACCTGCCCCTTGGCGCTGGTCAGGTTCATCAGCACGCCGGGTCCGGTATTGACATGGTAGACCAGCAGATTCCCCTTGTTCTCGCGATCATTGACGAATGCTACAAAGGTTTCCGTACCTCTCCTACGGTCATAGATCCTCTTGCTGGTGAGCATGTCGACCGATCCGGATGAAGGTTCGACGGAAAATGGCAGGGCGTCGGCTTGCACGGTGCTGGTTGTGACACTTTCACCGCCGGCGCAGGCAGCCAGCAGAAGTGGTGCCAAGAGGGCAAGTCGTTTCATCGACATTTATGGATGTCCTTCTTTTTGAGGCGTTTCGCAACACGGGTCCTGGTGCGATTGGAAAAATGCTGCCGCCGATCGCGGCCAGGCGGTCAATCCCGCAGATCGATATCGAGGTCGAGCAGGAGAAAACTCCAGCTCTTCCCGTGTCCATCAAGGTTGAGGGAACGATTGACACCTCCCTCAAGCGCTTCATGCATGACAATGTTGATGCCATGAAGACCGGGAAGGAGGTGGATTACAATATCGCCGAGCAGTAATTCGGGAAACTCCGTTTTCAGGCGTTCGACTGTCATTGCCTTGCAAAGCGCAGGATAATGCAACGGATCATTAACCCAGATACAGACATTGGACGTATTGCCCTTGTCGCCCGCCCGCGCATGCGCGATCTCGCCGATCCTGGTCATGCTGTCACCATGATGCATTCCGGACGAACGAGATCCCGATCGATACTGGCGCTTCGCGTGGTCACCGAAGGCGTGACCGTGCCTCGAAAGCCTCCACCTCCGGCCGGTCCGCAGCACAGGAGCGCTTCGACCTCCCATAGCACGGTGTCGGCCGTTTCCCTGTCGGCGGTGCGCATGGCCGCGCGCAGG
Proteins encoded in this window:
- the metZ gene encoding O-succinylhomoserine sulfhydrylase, coding for MSDGRGLQTTMIHGGIQRSQHGETAEAIFLTSGFIYEHAEQAEDRFKDRDHGFMYSRYGNPTVRTFEERMIALEGAEDACATSSGMAAVHAAIMCQARSGMRVVGARLLFGSCRYILTDILTRFGVEVELVDGTDLDAWERALDKPTDLVFFETPGNPTLELVDIEAVCTMAHAAGAKVIVDNVFATPMLQRPLELGADIVAYSATKHIDGQGRCLGGIVLGSQEFHDKLLHPYLKHTGPSLSPFNAWVLLKGLETLDLRVRQHVENAGKLARFLEDHPAIEQVIYPGLESFPQYELARRQMKGGSSLLGFYLGGPKERTFRFMNSLEIIEISNNLGDSKSLVTHPATTTHSKLSDGERAELRIRDDFLRLSVGLENVEDLMKDIDRALGA
- a CDS encoding quinone-dependent dihydroorotate dehydrogenase, whose translation is MILKRAEAAVRHVLRQLPAETAHDLALRVLAFAPDLSAVAPDRLRTQLCGLDLAHPVGLAAGFDKNARIVDGLLCAGFAFVETGTVTPRPQPGNPKPRLFRLDEDGAIINRMGFNNDGLERYCERLSGFRSRTREPRGSVGANIGINKDSSNPLADYAAGLRKVAPLADYVTINISSPNTPGLRALQAAEALRPLLERICEERIRTTPVLLKIAPDLDGDELDAITDLALQYRLDGMIVSNTTISRPSCLAAPQRQEAGGLSGKPLHDLALAALRRVAQRTEGRLDLVGVGGISTAADVYERIRAGACCIQLYTAFVYHGPFLIRSLLEDLDTLLQRDGLSSIREAVGIDL
- the cysQ gene encoding 3'(2'),5'-bisphosphate nucleotidase CysQ encodes the protein MMPPALLIPELVKLAEEAGKVVMSYYSGEIAVEMKNDRSPVTAADGAAEKVILARLRELTPNIPIVAEESASAGDLPDVSGKEFWLVDPVDGTKEFISKNGEFTINIALVSANQPILGVVYAPAVESMWWGAAGHGATKRDKDGVRAITVRERPSSGAVAVASRSHRDQATNDWLEKNRIGETVAAGSSLKFCLVAEARADVYPRFGPTMEWDVGAGHAVLSAAGGRMTDLDGRPFHYAKPDFRNTGFIAYGR